A part of Pantoea vagans genomic DNA contains:
- a CDS encoding kinase inhibitor, translating to MRVFSQDFNDGEKMPEKHVFNGMGYQGENISPHLAWEAAPEGTKSFVVTCYDPDAPTGSGWWHWVVANIPASTTSLPQGAGSGKASLPAGAIQTRTDFGQAGYGGAAPPQGETHRYIFTVHALDVETIEVDEGASGAMVGFNVHFHALASASLTVNYQ from the coding sequence ATGCGCGTTTTTAGTCAGGATTTTAATGACGGCGAGAAGATGCCAGAAAAGCATGTTTTCAACGGCATGGGTTATCAGGGCGAGAATATCTCTCCCCATCTTGCCTGGGAAGCGGCACCGGAAGGCACCAAGAGTTTTGTGGTGACCTGCTACGATCCTGATGCGCCGACGGGCTCCGGCTGGTGGCACTGGGTCGTGGCGAATATTCCGGCCAGCACCACGTCACTGCCGCAGGGTGCCGGTTCCGGCAAAGCGTCACTGCCAGCAGGCGCAATCCAGACCCGCACCGATTTCGGTCAGGCGGGCTATGGTGGCGCGGCACCGCCACAGGGCGAAACTCATCGCTACATTTTCACCGTGCATGCGCTGGATGTGGAGACAATTGAGGTGGATGAAGGCGCCAGTGGCGCAATGGTCGGCTTTAATGTGCATTTCCACGCACTGGCGAGCGCCTCGCTGACCGTGAATTATCAGTAA
- a CDS encoding AcrZ family multidrug efflux pump-associated protein — translation MLELLKSLAVAVLMVPVVMALMLGMIYGLGEVFNIFSKVGHREKSSARSHN, via the coding sequence ATGCTGGAATTACTGAAAAGCCTCGCCGTGGCCGTACTGATGGTCCCTGTGGTAATGGCGCTGATGCTGGGTATGATTTATGGCCTGGGTGAAGTGTTTAATATCTTCTCTAAAGTGGGTCATCGCGAAAAATCTTCAGCCCGTTCGCATAATTAA
- the bioF gene encoding 8-amino-7-oxononanoate synthase encodes MSWQQRLQQGLAQRRAAGGWRQRRVIDEQSTRTLQSGGRRYLHFSSNDYLGLTRHPAVIAGWQQGAALAGAGAGASGHVTGYHRQHAELEAQLADWLGYDRALLFITGFAANQAVIHLLGEKNDRILADKLSHASLLDAASHSPAQLRRFSHNDPESLATRLASPCEGETLVVTEGIFSMDGDSAPLAALAQKTRQAQGWLLVDDAHGIGVVGEQGRGSCWQQGVKPELLVVTFGKAFGVSGAALLCDADTADYFLQFSRHLIYSTAMPAAQAVALQAALREIQQGDALRQQLQQNIAHFRRGAASLPWQLMDSASAIQPLLIGENGDAMALSARLAEAGCWVSAIRPPTVPPGTARLRITLTAAHHPEDIDRLLEALHDAAG; translated from the coding sequence ATGAGCTGGCAGCAACGACTTCAGCAGGGGCTGGCGCAGCGCCGTGCGGCCGGTGGCTGGCGACAGCGGCGGGTCATCGATGAGCAATCGACCCGCACGCTGCAGAGCGGTGGCCGCCGCTATCTGCACTTCTCCAGCAATGACTATCTTGGTTTAACCCGCCATCCGGCGGTGATTGCCGGCTGGCAACAGGGTGCGGCGCTGGCGGGCGCGGGGGCGGGTGCCTCAGGTCACGTCACCGGTTATCACCGTCAGCACGCCGAACTTGAGGCGCAGCTGGCCGACTGGCTCGGCTATGACCGTGCGCTGCTGTTTATCACCGGCTTTGCCGCCAATCAGGCAGTGATTCATCTGCTGGGCGAGAAAAACGATCGCATCCTGGCCGATAAGCTCAGCCATGCCTCGCTGCTCGATGCCGCCAGCCACAGCCCGGCGCAGCTGCGGCGTTTCAGTCACAACGACCCGGAGAGCCTGGCGACACGGCTCGCGTCACCCTGCGAGGGGGAAACGCTGGTGGTGACCGAGGGGATTTTCAGCATGGATGGCGACAGCGCACCGCTGGCTGCGCTGGCGCAAAAGACGCGTCAGGCACAGGGCTGGCTGCTGGTGGATGATGCGCACGGCATTGGCGTGGTGGGCGAGCAGGGGCGCGGCAGCTGCTGGCAGCAGGGTGTTAAACCGGAACTGCTGGTGGTTACTTTTGGCAAAGCCTTTGGCGTCAGCGGTGCCGCGCTGCTGTGTGACGCGGACACCGCCGACTATTTCCTGCAGTTCAGCCGGCATCTGATCTACTCCACCGCCATGCCCGCTGCGCAGGCTGTGGCGCTGCAGGCGGCACTGCGCGAAATTCAGCAGGGTGATGCGCTGCGCCAGCAGTTGCAGCAGAACATTGCGCATTTCCGGCGTGGCGCGGCCTCGCTGCCGTGGCAACTGATGGACTCAGCCAGCGCGATCCAGCCGCTGCTGATCGGTGAAAATGGCGATGCGATGGCGCTCTCTGCGCGGCTGGCGGAGGCGGGCTGCTGGGTCAGTGCGATTCGGCCACCTACCGTGCCGCCGGGAACGGCCCGGCTGCGCATTACCCTGACGGCGGCACATCACCCGGAAGATATTGATCGGTTACTGGAGGCGCTGCATGACGCTGCGGGTTGA
- the bioA gene encoding adenosylmethionine--8-amino-7-oxononanoate transaminase — protein sequence MTTPVFSSDDARFDRQHIWHPYTSMQDPLPCYPVVAAQGFQLQLADGRELVDGMSSWWAAIHGYNHPRLNRALTEQVTQMSHVMFGGITHPAAVALCRQLVAMTPEALECVFLADSGSVAVEVSMKMALQYWLGRGETRQQFLTLKRGYHGDTFAAMSVCDPDNSMHSLWRGYLPEHHFAAAPACGFDDEWDERDFDDFARLIEQHHRQLAAVILEPIVQGAGGMRFYHPRYLQQVREACDRYGALLIADEIATGFGRTGKLFACEHAGITPDILCVGKALTGGMMTLAATLTTREVADTISRSAAGCFMHGPTFMGNPLACAVAAESMSMLAHGHWQRQVAAIEQQLRAELLPLRRSPQVADVRVLGAIGVVETHQPVNMAALQQFFVEQGVWIRPFGRLIYLMPPYIISPQALSQLVQAIGGALEHSQHFAA from the coding sequence ATGACTACCCCCGTTTTCTCCTCCGATGATGCCCGTTTTGATCGCCAGCATATCTGGCATCCCTACACTTCCATGCAGGATCCGCTGCCCTGCTACCCGGTCGTCGCCGCGCAGGGTTTTCAGCTGCAGCTGGCCGATGGCCGTGAGCTGGTGGATGGGATGTCATCGTGGTGGGCGGCGATCCACGGCTATAACCATCCGCGCCTGAACCGGGCGCTGACGGAGCAGGTCACGCAGATGTCGCACGTGATGTTTGGCGGCATTACCCATCCGGCAGCAGTGGCGCTCTGCCGTCAGCTGGTGGCGATGACGCCCGAGGCGCTGGAGTGCGTCTTCCTGGCCGATTCCGGCTCGGTGGCGGTGGAAGTGTCGATGAAGATGGCACTGCAGTACTGGCTGGGACGCGGTGAGACGCGCCAGCAGTTCCTGACACTGAAGCGCGGCTATCATGGCGATACCTTTGCCGCGATGTCGGTGTGCGATCCCGATAACTCGATGCACAGCCTGTGGCGCGGTTATCTGCCTGAGCACCACTTTGCGGCAGCCCCAGCCTGCGGCTTTGATGATGAATGGGACGAACGCGATTTCGACGATTTCGCCCGACTGATCGAACAGCATCACCGGCAGCTGGCAGCGGTGATCCTGGAGCCGATTGTGCAGGGTGCGGGCGGGATGCGTTTCTATCATCCGCGCTATCTGCAGCAGGTCCGGGAAGCGTGCGACCGCTATGGCGCGCTGCTGATAGCGGATGAGATCGCCACCGGCTTTGGCCGCACCGGCAAGCTCTTTGCCTGTGAACATGCAGGCATTACCCCGGATATTCTCTGCGTAGGCAAAGCGCTGACCGGCGGCATGATGACGCTGGCGGCGACCCTGACCACCCGTGAGGTGGCTGACACCATCAGCCGCAGCGCGGCAGGCTGTTTTATGCATGGCCCGACCTTTATGGGCAATCCGCTGGCCTGTGCGGTGGCGGCGGAGAGCATGAGCATGCTGGCGCACGGTCACTGGCAGCGTCAGGTGGCCGCAATCGAACAGCAGCTGCGGGCTGAGCTGCTGCCGCTGCGCCGTTCACCGCAGGTGGCCGATGTGCGCGTGCTGGGGGCGATTGGCGTGGTGGAAACTCATCAGCCGGTCAACATGGCGGCGCTGCAGCAGTTCTTTGTTGAACAGGGCGTCTGGATCCGGCCGTTTGGCCGACTGATCTACCTGATGCCGCCCTACATCATCTCGCCCCAGGCGCTGAGTCAGCTGGTGCAGGCGATTGGCGGCGCGCTGGAACATTCGCAACATTTTGCCGCCTGA
- a CDS encoding pyridoxal phosphatase yields the protein MSYRVIALDLDGTLLTPAKTILPQSIDALNQARQAGVHVAIVTGRHHCAIHPFYQALQLDTPAICCNGTYLYDYQAKKVLASDPLDPQLALQVIERLDQQQIHGLLYVDDAMLYQTPTGHVMRTLKWAESLPEHQRPLFRQVPDLAQAARDAGSIWKFALSHDNHQELQQFATAVEAELGLACEWSWHDQVDIAKGGNSKGKRLAQWVESLGLSMSDVIAFGDNYNDLSMLETAGLGVAMGNADEAIKARAKKVIGTNLETGIADTLRQFVL from the coding sequence ATGAGCTACCGGGTAATTGCCCTCGACCTCGACGGCACGCTGCTGACCCCAGCCAAAACGATTCTGCCGCAGTCAATCGACGCGCTGAACCAGGCCCGCCAGGCGGGTGTTCATGTCGCTATTGTGACCGGACGCCATCACTGCGCTATCCACCCTTTTTATCAGGCACTACAACTGGATACACCCGCAATCTGCTGTAATGGCACCTATCTGTATGATTACCAGGCGAAAAAGGTGCTGGCGTCCGATCCTCTCGACCCGCAGCTGGCGTTACAGGTCATTGAGAGGCTGGATCAGCAGCAGATTCACGGCTTGCTCTACGTGGATGATGCGATGCTCTATCAGACGCCGACCGGTCACGTGATGCGCACGCTGAAATGGGCCGAATCGCTGCCTGAGCATCAGCGTCCGCTGTTCCGTCAGGTGCCTGATTTAGCCCAGGCGGCACGTGACGCCGGTTCGATCTGGAAGTTTGCCCTGTCGCACGACAATCATCAGGAGCTGCAACAGTTCGCCACTGCGGTGGAAGCGGAGCTGGGGCTGGCCTGCGAATGGTCATGGCACGATCAGGTGGATATCGCTAAAGGCGGCAACAGCAAAGGCAAACGGCTGGCGCAGTGGGTTGAATCGCTGGGGCTGAGCATGTCCGATGTGATCGCGTTTGGTGATAACTACAACGACCTCAGCATGCTGGAAACGGCCGGACTGGGCGTTGCGATGGGTAATGCCGACGAGGCGATCAAAGCACGGGCGAAAAAGGTGATCGGCACTAACCTTGAAACCGGTATTGCCGATACTCTCCGTCAGTTCGTCCTGTAA
- the bioC gene encoding malonyl-ACP O-methyltransferase BioC, with amino-acid sequence MTLRVDKQAVARAFGRAASHYDDHAALQRLSGDALLARAPAHSGLQLLDAGCGTGWYSRLWRERGKQVTALDLSPQMLQQARDNDAAQYYLAGDIDALPLADNSIDLIWSNLAVQWSEDLPGALRQFRRVLRPEGTLLFSTLGDGSLQEVHEAWSHLDALPHANRFLSESQIAAACHAEQLLCSAERVTLHFPDALSAMRSLKGIGATHLHQGRDGQILTRQRLNQLEAHWPRDRHGYRLSYHLIYGVTLS; translated from the coding sequence ATGACGCTGCGGGTTGATAAGCAGGCGGTTGCGCGTGCCTTTGGTCGGGCTGCCAGCCATTACGATGACCATGCGGCACTGCAACGGCTCAGCGGCGATGCGCTGCTGGCACGCGCACCGGCTCACAGCGGGCTGCAGCTGCTGGATGCCGGGTGTGGCACCGGCTGGTACAGCAGGCTGTGGCGCGAACGGGGTAAACAGGTCACGGCACTCGATCTCTCACCGCAGATGCTGCAACAGGCGCGGGACAACGACGCGGCGCAGTACTATCTGGCGGGCGACATCGACGCACTGCCGCTGGCGGATAACAGCATCGACCTGATATGGAGCAACCTGGCGGTGCAGTGGAGTGAGGATCTGCCCGGCGCGCTGCGCCAGTTCCGGCGGGTGCTGCGGCCCGAGGGCACGCTGCTGTTTTCTACGCTGGGCGACGGTTCGCTGCAGGAGGTGCATGAAGCCTGGTCCCATCTGGATGCGTTACCCCATGCTAACCGTTTTCTCAGCGAGTCGCAGATTGCGGCGGCCTGCCACGCAGAGCAACTGCTTTGCAGCGCGGAAAGGGTGACGCTGCATTTTCCCGATGCGCTCAGTGCCATGCGTTCGCTGAAAGGGATTGGCGCGACCCATCTGCATCAGGGCCGCGACGGGCAGATACTCACCCGACAACGGCTCAACCAGTTAGAGGCACACTGGCCGCGCGATCGGCACGGCTATCGATTGAGTTACCATTTAATTTACGGAGTTACGCTTTCATGA
- the pgl gene encoding 6-phosphogluconolactonase, producing the protein MKQVVYTASPESQQIHVWQMNDEGALTLLQVIDVAGQVQPMVVSPKRDFLYVGVRPNFRVLAFRIAADGTLTEAGQAPLPGSPTHISTDREGRFLFCGSYNDACVSVSPIGDDGIPQAPLQVINGLDGCHSANIDTDNKTLYVPALKQDRICLFALGADGQLTPRKQAQVTTVEGAGPRHMQFHPGGQFAYCVNELDSTVDVWALNTGEGEAESVQTLDMMPPDFSGTRWAADIHLTPDGRFLYACDRTSSTLAIFSVSELGDELTLEGFQPTETQPRGFNIDHSGRFLVAAGQKSHHIEVYAISEPKGLLQPLGRYAVGQGPMWVVIHQLQA; encoded by the coding sequence ATGAAACAGGTTGTCTACACCGCCAGTCCCGAGAGCCAGCAGATTCACGTCTGGCAGATGAATGATGAGGGTGCGCTGACGTTGCTTCAGGTGATTGATGTCGCCGGCCAGGTTCAGCCGATGGTGGTGAGTCCGAAACGCGATTTTCTCTATGTCGGCGTGCGTCCCAATTTTCGCGTGCTGGCGTTCCGGATTGCCGCCGATGGCACGCTGACCGAAGCCGGTCAGGCACCGCTGCCGGGCAGTCCGACCCACATTTCCACCGATCGCGAGGGCCGGTTCCTGTTCTGCGGTTCCTACAATGATGCCTGCGTCAGCGTCAGCCCGATTGGCGATGATGGCATTCCGCAGGCCCCGCTGCAGGTGATCAACGGCCTGGATGGCTGTCACTCGGCCAATATCGATACCGATAACAAGACACTCTATGTACCGGCACTGAAGCAGGACCGTATCTGTCTGTTTGCGCTGGGCGCAGACGGTCAGCTGACGCCGCGCAAACAGGCGCAGGTCACAACAGTAGAGGGCGCGGGTCCGCGTCATATGCAGTTCCATCCGGGCGGGCAGTTTGCTTACTGCGTCAACGAGCTCGACAGCACGGTTGATGTCTGGGCATTAAATACTGGTGAAGGCGAAGCAGAAAGCGTGCAGACGCTGGATATGATGCCGCCTGACTTCAGCGGTACGCGCTGGGCAGCCGATATTCATCTGACGCCGGATGGCCGTTTCCTCTACGCCTGCGATCGCACCAGCAGCACGCTGGCAATTTTCAGCGTCAGCGAACTGGGCGATGAACTGACGCTGGAAGGGTTCCAGCCGACGGAAACGCAGCCGCGCGGGTTCAATATCGATCACAGCGGACGTTTTCTGGTGGCGGCGGGACAGAAATCGCATCACATCGAAGTGTATGCGATTAGCGAACCGAAGGGGCTGTTACAGCCGCTGGGACGTTATGCGGTAGGGCAGGGCCCGATGTGGGTGGTGATTCATCAGCTGCAGGCGTAA
- the bioB gene encoding biotin synthase BioB gives MAQRWTIAQAQALFDQPFLELMFKAQQVHRQHFDPRQVQVSTLLSIKTGACPEDCKYCPQSARYKTGLESERLMEVEEVLTSARQAKAAGSTRFCMGAAWKNPHERDMPYLEKMVEGVKAMGMETCMTLGTLSDQQAQRLAGAGLDYYNHNLDTSPEFYGSIITTRSYQERLDTLGKVRDAGIKVCSGGIVGLGETVNDRAGLLVQLANLPTPPESVPINMLVKVKGTPLADNDDVEPFDFIRTIAVARIMMPTSHVRLSAGREQMSEQTQAMCFMAGANSIFYGCKLLTTPNPEEDKDRVLFRKLGLNPEHTHTRHGDQQQEEHLSEQLFHADTEQFYNAAL, from the coding sequence ATGGCTCAACGCTGGACAATTGCACAGGCGCAAGCGCTGTTTGATCAACCTTTTCTTGAACTGATGTTTAAAGCGCAGCAGGTGCATCGCCAGCACTTCGACCCGCGCCAGGTGCAGGTCAGTACCCTGCTGTCAATCAAAACCGGGGCCTGCCCGGAAGACTGTAAGTATTGCCCGCAGAGCGCGCGCTACAAGACCGGCCTGGAGTCGGAGCGTCTGATGGAAGTGGAGGAGGTACTGACCTCCGCGCGTCAGGCCAAAGCTGCCGGTTCAACCCGCTTCTGTATGGGTGCCGCGTGGAAAAACCCGCACGAGCGCGATATGCCCTACCTGGAAAAGATGGTCGAAGGCGTCAAGGCGATGGGAATGGAAACCTGCATGACGCTCGGCACGCTCAGCGATCAACAGGCACAGCGGCTGGCGGGCGCGGGCCTCGATTATTACAACCATAACCTCGACACCTCACCGGAATTCTATGGCTCCATCATCACCACCCGCAGCTATCAGGAACGTCTGGATACGCTGGGCAAAGTGCGTGACGCCGGAATCAAAGTCTGTTCGGGCGGCATCGTCGGCCTGGGCGAAACCGTGAACGATCGCGCCGGTCTGCTGGTGCAGTTAGCCAATCTGCCGACGCCGCCGGAGAGCGTGCCGATCAACATGCTGGTCAAGGTTAAAGGCACGCCGCTGGCGGACAACGATGACGTAGAGCCTTTCGATTTTATCCGCACTATCGCGGTGGCGCGCATCATGATGCCGACCTCGCATGTGCGTCTCTCCGCGGGCCGCGAGCAGATGAGCGAGCAGACTCAGGCTATGTGCTTTATGGCCGGGGCGAACTCGATTTTCTACGGCTGCAAACTGCTGACCACGCCGAATCCGGAAGAGGATAAAGACCGCGTGCTGTTCCGCAAACTGGGTCTGAATCCGGAGCATACCCACACCCGGCATGGCGATCAGCAGCAGGAAGAACACCTCAGCGAGCAGCTGTTCCATGCCGATACAGAACAGTTCTACAACGCGGCGCTGTAA
- the modC gene encoding molybdenum ABC transporter ATP-binding protein ModC: MLSLNFMQQQGDHQLEIDLQIPAKGITAIFGVSGAGKTSLINAISGLTQPQRGRIELNDRLLFDAEQKIALPPEKRRIGYVFQDARLFPHYRVRGNLQYGMAPSMKAQFDSLVSLLGLEALLSRFPLSLSGGEKQRVAIGRALLTAPDLLLLDEPLASLDLPRKRELMPYLQKLAKQVDIPMLYVSHSLDEILHLADNVLVLDAGKVKAFGPLERVWSSSAMRPWLPVSELTSVLRVQVLDQHPDYPMTALSLGDQHIWISRVNQPVKTPLRIRIASSDVSLALQPPQHTSIRNILPAQVVELLEVGDQVEVKLRIGISELWARITPWARDELGIRPEQWLYAQIKSVSVTP; encoded by the coding sequence ATGCTATCACTCAATTTTATGCAGCAGCAGGGCGATCACCAACTGGAGATCGACCTGCAGATCCCGGCCAAAGGGATCACCGCCATTTTCGGTGTTTCCGGTGCCGGTAAAACCTCACTGATCAACGCCATTAGCGGACTGACTCAGCCGCAGCGCGGGCGAATTGAGCTTAACGATCGCCTGCTGTTTGATGCAGAGCAGAAGATTGCGCTGCCGCCGGAAAAACGCCGCATCGGTTATGTGTTTCAGGATGCGCGGCTGTTCCCGCACTATCGGGTCCGGGGCAACCTGCAATATGGTATGGCACCGTCAATGAAAGCGCAGTTCGACAGTCTGGTCTCGCTGCTGGGGCTGGAGGCGCTGCTGTCACGCTTTCCGCTGTCGCTGTCGGGCGGTGAAAAGCAGCGGGTGGCGATTGGCCGGGCGCTGCTGACCGCACCGGATTTGCTGCTGCTGGATGAGCCGCTGGCGTCGCTGGATCTGCCGCGCAAACGTGAACTGATGCCGTATCTGCAAAAGCTGGCGAAGCAAGTCGATATTCCAATGCTCTACGTCTCGCACAGTCTGGATGAAATCCTGCATCTGGCTGATAACGTATTGGTGCTGGATGCGGGCAAGGTTAAAGCCTTTGGTCCGCTGGAGCGGGTCTGGAGCAGTAGCGCGATGCGGCCCTGGCTGCCGGTGAGCGAACTGACCAGCGTGCTGCGGGTGCAGGTGCTGGATCAGCATCCCGACTATCCGATGACCGCGCTGTCGCTGGGCGATCAGCACATCTGGATCAGCCGGGTGAATCAGCCGGTGAAAACGCCGCTGCGTATTCGCATCGCCTCATCCGATGTCTCGCTGGCGCTGCAACCGCCGCAGCATACCTCCATCCGCAACATTTTACCGGCACAGGTAGTTGAGCTGCTGGAGGTCGGAGACCAGGTGGAGGTGAAGCTGCGTATCGGCATCAGCGAACTCTGGGCGCGCATCACACCGTGGGCGCGCGATGAACTGGGCATCCGGCCCGAACAGTGGCTTTATGCCCAGATTAAAAGCGTCTCCGTGACGCCCTGA
- the modA gene encoding molybdate ABC transporter substrate-binding protein, giving the protein MSFNYTRWGVAALVTVSLAGQAVAADNITVFAAASLTNAMQDIASQYQKEKGVTVVSSFASSSTLARQLEQGAPADLFISADQQWMDDAVAKKSVITRTRYTLLGNDLVLIAPRSAAAKAVTLDPQTNWKTLLHGERLAVGDPDHVPAGIYAKEALQKLGAWDGVAPALAPANNVRAALALVERNETPYGIVYGSDAVASDKVQVVGRFPADSHKPVEYPMAIVNDHDTATVKAFYDYLKGPQAAAIFKHYGFTPTK; this is encoded by the coding sequence ATGTCATTTAATTACACCCGCTGGGGCGTCGCGGCGCTGGTCACCGTGTCGCTGGCCGGACAGGCCGTGGCCGCCGATAACATTACCGTGTTTGCCGCGGCTTCGCTGACCAATGCGATGCAGGATATTGCCAGTCAGTATCAGAAGGAAAAGGGCGTAACGGTCGTCTCTTCGTTCGCCTCATCCTCCACGCTGGCGCGTCAGCTTGAACAGGGCGCGCCTGCCGACCTGTTTATCTCTGCCGATCAGCAGTGGATGGATGATGCGGTGGCGAAGAAAAGCGTGATAACCCGCACCCGCTACACCCTGCTGGGCAACGACCTGGTACTGATTGCGCCACGCAGTGCCGCAGCTAAAGCGGTGACGCTGGATCCGCAGACCAACTGGAAAACATTGCTGCACGGCGAACGTCTGGCGGTTGGCGATCCGGACCACGTTCCGGCGGGAATTTACGCCAAAGAGGCGCTGCAAAAGCTGGGCGCCTGGGACGGCGTTGCGCCCGCGTTAGCGCCCGCTAATAATGTGCGGGCAGCGCTGGCGCTGGTCGAGCGTAACGAAACGCCTTATGGCATTGTCTACGGTTCGGACGCCGTCGCCAGCGACAAAGTGCAGGTGGTGGGGCGTTTTCCGGCAGACAGCCATAAACCGGTGGAATATCCGATGGCGATCGTAAACGATCACGACACGGCTACCGTTAAAGCCTTTTATGATTACCTGAAAGGGCCGCAGGCTGCGGCGATTTTCAAACATTACGGATTCACACCGACGAAATGA
- the bioD gene encoding dethiobiotin synthase, whose amino-acid sequence MNRFFITGTDTEVGKTVASGALLQAAAAAGYRCAGYKPVASGCEITPEGIRNSDALALQRFSSVSLSYQQVNPLAFIEPTSPHIVSAEEGRPITHLALSAGLAALEPLADWILVEGAGGWYTPLSETHTYADWVVSEKLPVILVVGIKLGCINHAMLTAEVVRACGLPLVGWIANTVEPPGKRYQEYLTSLKQRLPAPCLGTIPYLTDAAQQASCGHYLTLPA is encoded by the coding sequence ATGAATCGGTTTTTTATTACCGGCACCGACACCGAAGTCGGTAAAACGGTCGCCAGCGGCGCACTGTTGCAGGCCGCCGCCGCAGCGGGCTACCGCTGTGCGGGCTACAAGCCGGTTGCGTCAGGCTGTGAGATAACGCCAGAAGGCATTCGCAACAGTGATGCGCTGGCGCTGCAGCGCTTCAGCAGCGTGTCGTTGAGCTACCAGCAGGTCAATCCGCTGGCGTTTATCGAACCGACCTCGCCGCACATCGTCAGCGCTGAAGAGGGCAGGCCGATTACCCATCTGGCGCTGTCAGCAGGTCTGGCGGCGCTGGAGCCGCTGGCGGACTGGATTCTGGTCGAGGGTGCGGGTGGTTGGTACACCCCGCTGTCAGAAACGCACACCTATGCGGACTGGGTGGTCAGTGAAAAGCTGCCCGTGATTCTGGTGGTGGGAATTAAGCTCGGCTGCATCAACCACGCCATGCTCACCGCCGAGGTGGTGCGTGCGTGCGGCCTGCCACTGGTGGGCTGGATCGCCAACACCGTCGAACCGCCCGGCAAACGCTATCAGGAATATCTCACCAGCCTGAAGCAGCGACTGCCTGCGCCCTGTCTGGGCACCATTCCGTATCTCACCGATGCGGCGCAGCAGGCGTCCTGTGGACACTACCTGACGCTGCCGGCGTAA
- the modB gene encoding molybdate ABC transporter permease subunit, whose translation MILSDPEWQAVLLSLKVSGIAVLGSLPFGILMAWILVRCRFPGKALLDSLIHLPLVLPPVVVGYLLLVSLGRRGIIGEKLFDWFGFSFAFSWRGAALASAVIAFPLMVRAIRLALEAVDSRLEQAARTLGAGRWRVFFTITLPLTLPGVIAGTVLAFARSLGEFGATITFVSNIPGETRTLPLAMFTLIETPGAEGAAARLCVIAIVLALGSLLASEWLARAGRKRMGS comes from the coding sequence ATGATACTCAGCGATCCCGAATGGCAGGCGGTACTGCTTAGTCTTAAAGTCTCTGGCATAGCCGTGCTGGGCAGTCTGCCGTTCGGCATCCTGATGGCCTGGATTCTGGTGCGCTGCCGTTTTCCCGGCAAAGCGCTGCTCGACAGCCTGATTCACCTGCCGCTGGTGCTGCCGCCGGTAGTGGTGGGGTATCTGCTGCTGGTTAGCCTGGGACGACGCGGGATCATTGGTGAAAAGCTGTTTGACTGGTTTGGTTTCAGCTTTGCGTTCAGCTGGCGCGGGGCGGCACTGGCGTCTGCCGTCATCGCCTTTCCACTGATGGTACGCGCTATCCGGCTGGCGCTGGAAGCGGTGGATAGCCGGCTGGAGCAGGCAGCGCGTACGCTGGGTGCCGGACGCTGGCGGGTCTTTTTCACCATTACACTGCCGCTGACGTTGCCGGGCGTGATCGCCGGAACGGTGCTGGCGTTTGCCCGATCGCTGGGCGAATTTGGCGCCACCATTACCTTTGTGTCCAATATTCCCGGTGAAACGCGCACGCTTCCGCTGGCGATGTTTACCCTGATCGAAACGCCCGGTGCAGAGGGTGCGGCGGCGCGGCTCTGCGTGATCGCTATCGTGCTGGCACTGGGTTCACTGCTGGCGTCGGAATGGCTGGCACGGGCAGGCCGTAAGCGGATGGGAAGCTGA